One window of the Candidatus Jettenia sp. genome contains the following:
- the ileS gene encoding isoleucine--tRNA ligase yields the protein MDYKKTLNLPTTKFPMKANLLEKEPEIQKKWEKEQLYKEVRNTRAGKEKYILHDGPPYPTGELHIGTGLNKILKDFIIRFYTMRGYDAPYVPGWDCHGLPIEHRVMQEVGAEIKNLTKPEIRKKCKKYAEKFVKLQKEQFKALGVMGDWEHPYLTFNPQYEAGVIEVFEKLVKRGCIYRSQKPIHWCTRCQTALAEAELEYRNETSPSIYVNFKITDNGVNNLLKGIDSDALYVMIWTTTPWTLPANLAVALHPEYEYAAIRYMNPRTQKKEVSILADKRVEFVMSLLGIQGYEYLGKIQGGILEGIKYQHPFLKRVGSIVLANYVTLSDGTGCVHIAPGHGQEDYLTGIKYQLPPLSPVNAVGIFTDEAGEFAGQNIKEGNTSIIKKLEDGGILFYKTDFTHSYPHCWRCKDPVIFRATEQWFVNLDHNNLRQRILEEIKQVQWIPSWGESRMAKMISERPDWCISRQRSWGVPIPAFYCIDCGQELINADTIHSVKDKFEAEGADTWFYKDVSYFLPPGTKCSQCAGIRFEKEMDIFDVWFESGSSHRAVLQKRSGLAYPADLYLEGTDQHRGWFQLSLLPSVGAWDKAPFKSVLTHGFVVDEKGEKMSKSLGNFISVEDTLKEFGADILRLWTSSMDYQNDMSVSHNLIVRCSDAYRRIRNTFRYLLSNLYDFDPKVNTTSYEELLEIDRWALHKTQELIKDVTSAYESFQFHRVFHNIYNFCTVEMSAFYLDILKDRLYTFAQNSKERRAAQTVIYYILPNLVKLSAPIIVHTAEEAWSAIIHKDEDVWSIHLATFPDYIPEWIDNSLHEKWEKLINIRSDVARELEKMRSAKLIGNSLEASVNLYPENEELWQFLKNYENELPAVFIVSEVKLDRNISSKAVKGELTNGLWIECNVSQHKKCERCWNFRESVGLSKEHPTLCGRCITALQ from the coding sequence ATGGATTATAAAAAGACGCTGAATTTACCTACCACAAAATTTCCTATGAAGGCAAATCTCCTCGAAAAAGAGCCTGAAATTCAAAAGAAATGGGAAAAAGAGCAACTCTATAAAGAGGTACGCAATACACGTGCAGGCAAGGAGAAATATATACTGCACGACGGGCCTCCTTATCCTACGGGTGAATTACACATCGGTACCGGTTTAAATAAGATATTAAAGGACTTTATTATCCGCTTTTATACCATGAGAGGTTATGATGCACCGTATGTTCCTGGTTGGGATTGTCACGGGCTGCCTATTGAACATCGTGTAATGCAAGAGGTTGGGGCAGAAATTAAAAACTTAACGAAACCAGAAATAAGGAAAAAATGTAAAAAATATGCGGAAAAATTTGTAAAACTTCAAAAGGAACAGTTTAAGGCTTTAGGAGTAATGGGAGACTGGGAACATCCATATTTAACATTCAATCCTCAATATGAGGCTGGCGTTATTGAAGTTTTTGAAAAACTGGTAAAAAGAGGGTGTATCTACAGGAGTCAAAAGCCTATCCATTGGTGTACCCGATGTCAAACAGCTCTTGCAGAAGCAGAACTTGAATATCGTAATGAGACGAGCCCCTCGATCTATGTAAACTTTAAAATTACTGATAATGGTGTGAATAATCTATTAAAAGGCATTGATAGCGATGCTTTGTACGTTATGATATGGACGACAACACCGTGGACACTTCCTGCAAATCTTGCTGTTGCGCTTCATCCGGAATACGAATATGCTGCCATTCGCTATATGAATCCAAGAACACAAAAGAAGGAAGTTTCTATCCTCGCTGATAAGAGGGTAGAATTTGTTATGTCTCTCTTAGGTATTCAGGGTTACGAATATCTTGGTAAGATACAGGGGGGGATATTGGAGGGTATAAAATACCAACATCCTTTTCTGAAAAGAGTGGGTTCAATTGTGTTAGCAAATTATGTAACCTTATCAGATGGCACAGGGTGTGTTCATATAGCGCCCGGACATGGTCAAGAGGATTATCTTACGGGTATTAAATATCAGCTCCCTCCGCTAAGTCCCGTTAATGCGGTCGGTATATTTACCGACGAAGCGGGCGAATTTGCCGGACAAAATATTAAAGAGGGAAATACCTCTATAATAAAAAAATTAGAGGATGGTGGGATATTGTTTTACAAAACAGATTTTACACATTCCTATCCTCACTGCTGGCGTTGTAAAGATCCTGTTATTTTTAGAGCAACAGAGCAATGGTTTGTAAATCTCGATCATAATAACTTGCGCCAGAGGATATTAGAAGAAATAAAGCAGGTTCAATGGATACCTTCCTGGGGTGAGAGCAGAATGGCAAAGATGATATCAGAGCGTCCAGATTGGTGTATCTCTCGGCAGAGGTCATGGGGTGTGCCAATTCCTGCCTTTTATTGTATTGATTGTGGTCAAGAGTTGATAAATGCCGATACAATACATTCTGTGAAAGATAAATTTGAGGCTGAAGGAGCTGATACATGGTTTTATAAAGATGTATCCTATTTTTTACCACCAGGTACTAAATGCTCTCAATGCGCAGGGATTCGGTTTGAGAAGGAAATGGATATCTTTGATGTCTGGTTTGAATCAGGATCAAGTCATCGTGCTGTTTTACAGAAACGTAGTGGCTTAGCATATCCAGCCGATCTATACCTTGAAGGGACAGATCAACATCGGGGGTGGTTTCAACTCTCATTACTTCCATCTGTTGGGGCATGGGATAAAGCTCCCTTCAAATCTGTGTTAACCCATGGGTTTGTTGTAGATGAAAAAGGCGAAAAGATGTCTAAATCTCTCGGAAACTTCATATCAGTTGAAGATACTTTAAAGGAATTTGGTGCAGATATTCTCAGACTGTGGACTTCCTCTATGGATTATCAAAATGATATGAGTGTTTCCCATAATTTAATTGTTAGATGCTCAGATGCCTATAGGCGCATTCGCAATACATTCAGATATTTACTGAGCAATCTCTACGATTTTGATCCTAAGGTAAACACCACATCTTACGAAGAATTATTAGAGATAGACCGATGGGCGCTTCATAAAACACAAGAGTTAATTAAGGACGTTACGTCAGCTTACGAGTCTTTCCAATTTCACCGGGTATTTCACAATATCTACAATTTTTGTACTGTGGAAATGAGTGCTTTTTATTTGGATATCTTGAAGGATCGGTTATATACCTTCGCGCAAAATTCAAAAGAGCGGCGTGCTGCACAGACGGTAATATACTATATCCTTCCAAATTTAGTAAAATTGTCTGCACCGATTATTGTCCATACGGCTGAGGAGGCATGGTCTGCTATTATCCATAAAGACGAAGACGTATGGAGTATTCATTTAGCAACATTTCCTGACTATATTCCTGAATGGATAGATAACTCTTTGCATGAGAAATGGGAAAAACTGATCAATATAAGAAGTGATGTGGCAAGAGAGCTTGAAAAGATGCGTTCCGCCAAGTTGATAGGCAACTCACTGGAAGCATCTGTCAATCTTTATCCGGAGAATGAAGAACTTTGGCAATTTCTCAAAAACTACGAGAATGAACTTCCTGCAGTATTTATTGTATCTGAGGTAAAATTAGATAGGAATATTTCATCAAAAGCAGTGAAAGGGGAATTAACGAATGGTCTTTGGATAGAATGTAATGTGTCACAACATAAGAAGTGTGAAAGGTGTTGGAACTTCAGAGAAAGTGTGGGATTAAGCAAGGAGCATCCTACACTCTGTGGAAGGTGTATTACAGCACTTCAATAG
- a CDS encoding biotin/lipoyl-binding protein, with the protein MRVEVELPEVEGDNGDEATVSFWYVEEDEEVEEGEDLVEMITEKTTFNVTAPVSGRLVEVLAQEGDVVKVGDIMAILETEEEEEEEEEEEEEDDDEDNEEEDEDYDYEEEED; encoded by the coding sequence ATGAGAGTTGAAGTAGAATTACCCGAAGTGGAAGGGGATAACGGAGATGAAGCAACTGTTTCTTTTTGGTATGTAGAAGAGGACGAGGAAGTTGAAGAGGGCGAAGACCTCGTTGAAATGATTACAGAAAAAACAACTTTCAATGTTACAGCCCCAGTATCTGGAAGACTGGTTGAAGTACTTGCCCAGGAAGGGGATGTCGTAAAAGTAGGTGATATTATGGCTATACTTGAAACAGAGGAGGAAGAGGAGGAGGAAGAAGAAGAGGAGGAAGAAGATGATGATGAAGATAACGAAGAGGAGGATGAAGATTATGATTATGAGGAGGAAGAAGATTAG
- the rny gene encoding ribonuclease Y: MQIFQLLVYLLLPVCIIAGYFICIIVSKKKQSASEKRIKELILESQREAEKIRKEAELAVKAELYQRREAFEKETQETKMELRQQEKRLSKREDNLERKMELLTKKERYIDTLSANFALKEKKLDEKRLELENAIEEENKALLKISNLSKDDAEKLLLSRLEKELDIKCSELISKKISETKENAEQTAISLISTAIQRCAATHTAENIVSAIELPNNEMKGRIIGREGRNIRAFEKATGIDVIVDDTPGVIVLSGFDSVRREIARQSMEKLILDGRIHPAHIEEVVKETEKEIEQIIQETGKQTCFELGIHNVNPELIKLLGRLKYRTSYGQNQLQHSIEVSNLMGIIAGELKLDVSLAKRCGLFHDIGKAIGPEMEGTHAVAGADLAKRYDERPEVVNAIAGHHEEAQIESVYTVLVSAADAISAGRPGARRETLEKYIKRLEKLENIATSFGGVEGAYAIQAGREIRVMVCPEKVNDKVAAKMCYDIAKEIEEQLEYPGEVIVTVIRETRFIEHAK; encoded by the coding sequence ATGCAAATATTCCAATTACTGGTGTACCTCCTTCTTCCCGTATGTATTATTGCTGGATATTTTATCTGTATTATTGTATCCAAAAAGAAGCAATCAGCCAGTGAAAAGAGAATAAAAGAGCTTATTCTTGAATCACAGCGGGAAGCTGAAAAGATCAGGAAGGAAGCCGAATTGGCAGTAAAAGCAGAGCTATATCAACGCAGAGAGGCTTTTGAAAAAGAGACACAAGAGACCAAGATGGAGTTAAGGCAACAAGAAAAAAGGCTAAGTAAAAGAGAAGATAATCTGGAACGCAAAATGGAATTATTAACAAAGAAAGAGAGGTACATTGATACGCTTTCTGCCAATTTTGCTCTGAAAGAGAAAAAGTTAGATGAAAAAAGGTTAGAACTTGAAAATGCTATAGAAGAAGAGAATAAAGCCCTTCTTAAAATCTCTAATTTATCCAAAGATGATGCTGAAAAACTCCTCCTAAGCCGGTTAGAAAAAGAGCTCGATATCAAATGTTCTGAATTAATTTCAAAGAAAATATCAGAAACAAAAGAAAATGCGGAACAAACCGCCATATCACTCATTAGTACTGCAATTCAACGTTGTGCTGCAACCCATACAGCTGAAAATATTGTAAGTGCGATTGAACTCCCGAATAATGAGATGAAAGGACGTATTATTGGACGAGAGGGAAGGAATATCCGTGCCTTTGAGAAGGCGACAGGGATTGATGTTATTGTAGATGATACTCCAGGCGTTATTGTGCTTTCCGGGTTCGATAGTGTTCGCCGGGAAATAGCAAGGCAATCGATGGAAAAATTGATTCTGGATGGAAGAATTCATCCAGCACATATTGAAGAAGTTGTTAAGGAAACAGAAAAAGAAATCGAACAAATTATTCAAGAAACTGGAAAACAAACTTGCTTTGAGTTAGGTATTCATAATGTTAATCCAGAATTGATAAAACTCCTTGGCAGGCTTAAATACAGAACTAGCTATGGGCAAAATCAGTTACAGCATTCAATTGAGGTTAGTAACCTTATGGGTATTATTGCAGGTGAATTAAAATTAGATGTCTCACTAGCAAAAAGATGTGGTCTTTTCCATGATATTGGTAAGGCTATTGGGCCTGAAATGGAAGGTACCCATGCAGTTGCAGGTGCAGACCTGGCGAAACGCTATGATGAGAGGCCCGAAGTTGTTAATGCAATTGCCGGACATCACGAGGAGGCACAAATTGAATCTGTTTATACGGTATTGGTAAGCGCAGCAGATGCTATTTCAGCGGGAAGGCCAGGTGCAAGGAGAGAAACCCTTGAAAAATACATTAAACGGCTCGAGAAACTTGAGAATATTGCAACTTCTTTTGGTGGTGTCGAGGGCGCTTATGCCATTCAAGCAGGAAGAGAAATACGGGTAATGGTGTGTCCTGAAAAGGTAAATGATAAAGTTGCTGCTAAGATGTGTTACGATATTGCCAAAGAAATTGAAGAACAACTGGAATATCCGGGGGAAGTTATCGTTACTGTTATTCGAGAGACACGATTTATTGAGCATGCGAAGTAG
- a CDS encoding cytochrome c biogenesis protein ResB yields MKSVKNQPGIQEKEISGNVVQMSRSRVIQSKKDDSSKIWEFFCSVKLAVVIILIMVVACILGTVILQERTLDEYTARYGYGLATFFRVTQLNNVFYSYWFSFLLILLCANLICCTIKRWRNTFLQTGFILTHLSLVLILIGGVVKFQLGVKGGVNVYEGKTVNYFLTQMINRQGKMDYIKKDLPFSIALDDFILEKNEPKYQLVSYVKDKDRQKVLEVKPGKRQRVPGSDYKVTIKDYIPDAELKQEPVNTSDKPENPAVFVRLFGSEDLAAEGWLLANARNSYDDKKQNLRIEYIWMPSQEELDKAVSSIGSSQAKLSVTISGQSQEYPLELNKVFKIEGTNYSVKMLQYVFNYGDRRPIGEQPMDNPAVQVEVNGPEGTETRWVFEKFPDWDKMHPSKYKNLKLTCSGIESTHMAKNTVRILHSPEGKQVMLYIKDKRIVETMPWELGKKYTIPGVGSQIMVSDYFPAFDFKQEVVKKSDEIGVPAIFVEVEGPSGKADDWLFSNNQYATWYTDNNLALVYESTGESIKHFTSKLRIVDNGQTVAEKTIRVNDPLKYKGYVIYQSSYDPEAGNFSGLQIVKDPGIPVVYSGFGALCFGVIFIFYVKPFLRKKTKKEMEE; encoded by the coding sequence GTGAAGAGTGTAAAAAATCAACCTGGGATACAAGAAAAAGAAATAAGCGGTAATGTTGTGCAGATGAGTAGAAGTCGGGTTATCCAAAGCAAAAAGGATGATTCCAGCAAAATTTGGGAATTCTTTTGTTCTGTCAAGCTTGCTGTAGTGATTATTTTGATTATGGTTGTGGCTTGCATCTTAGGAACAGTAATTTTACAAGAGAGAACATTGGATGAGTATACTGCAAGATATGGATATGGATTGGCGACTTTCTTTAGAGTAACTCAATTAAATAATGTGTTTTACTCCTATTGGTTTTCGTTTCTTTTGATATTACTGTGTGCTAATCTCATTTGTTGCACTATCAAACGATGGAGAAATACATTTTTACAAACGGGTTTTATTCTTACCCATCTAAGCCTTGTCTTAATATTGATAGGTGGTGTTGTAAAATTTCAGCTAGGTGTAAAAGGTGGTGTGAATGTCTATGAGGGAAAAACAGTAAATTATTTTCTTACACAAATGATTAATCGGCAAGGAAAAATGGATTATATTAAAAAGGATTTACCATTTTCTATTGCCTTGGACGATTTTATCTTAGAGAAAAATGAGCCGAAATACCAGCTTGTATCGTATGTGAAGGATAAAGATCGTCAGAAAGTGTTAGAGGTAAAACCCGGGAAAAGGCAGCGAGTTCCTGGATCAGACTATAAAGTGACTATTAAGGATTATATTCCGGATGCAGAATTAAAACAAGAGCCGGTAAACACATCCGACAAACCAGAAAACCCTGCTGTCTTTGTAAGGCTATTTGGTTCCGAGGATCTTGCTGCTGAGGGGTGGTTATTGGCGAATGCCCGTAATTCTTATGATGACAAGAAGCAAAATTTACGTATAGAATATATCTGGATGCCATCTCAAGAGGAATTGGATAAGGCTGTTAGTTCTATTGGATCTTCTCAGGCGAAGTTGTCTGTCACCATATCGGGCCAATCTCAGGAGTATCCTTTAGAGTTAAATAAAGTTTTTAAAATTGAAGGAACCAATTATTCCGTAAAGATGTTACAGTATGTATTTAACTATGGGGATAGACGCCCTATAGGTGAGCAGCCAATGGACAATCCTGCTGTTCAGGTAGAAGTCAATGGTCCTGAAGGAACTGAAACTCGTTGGGTGTTTGAAAAATTTCCCGATTGGGATAAAATGCATCCTTCGAAATATAAGAATTTAAAATTAACCTGCAGCGGGATTGAAAGTACCCATATGGCAAAAAATACTGTAAGGATTTTGCATTCGCCAGAAGGAAAGCAGGTAATGCTTTATATAAAGGATAAACGCATTGTTGAAACCATGCCTTGGGAACTGGGAAAAAAGTATACGATTCCTGGTGTAGGTAGCCAAATCATGGTATCTGATTATTTCCCAGCATTTGACTTCAAACAAGAAGTTGTAAAAAAATCAGATGAGATAGGGGTACCGGCTATTTTTGTTGAGGTTGAAGGGCCAAGTGGAAAAGCTGATGATTGGTTGTTCTCCAATAATCAGTATGCCACATGGTATACTGATAATAACCTTGCTCTCGTTTACGAATCAACCGGTGAATCGATCAAACATTTTACCAGTAAGCTGCGAATTGTGGATAATGGTCAAACGGTTGCGGAGAAGACTATCAGGGTAAATGACCCTTTGAAATATAAAGGATATGTTATTTATCAATCAAGTTACGATCCGGAAGCCGGAAATTTTTCTGGTTTACAAATTGTTAAAGATCCCGGTATTCCTGTAGTGTACTCGGGTTTTGGGGCGCTGTGCTTTGGCGTTATATTTATATTTTACGTAAAGCCATTTCTACGGAAAAAAACAAAGAAAGAGATGGAGGAATAA
- a CDS encoding acylphosphatase encodes MPMAREHVSIHGKVQGVFFRASAKDTAHLFGVKGWIKNCFDGSVEAVFEGEKEAVDSVVNWCRKGPPGALVTSIDVEKEKYLGEFNDFSIVYSHA; translated from the coding sequence ATGCCGATGGCAAGAGAACATGTTTCTATTCATGGTAAGGTTCAAGGTGTGTTTTTTCGCGCTTCCGCAAAAGATACGGCTCATCTTTTCGGTGTTAAGGGATGGATTAAGAATTGCTTTGATGGCAGCGTTGAAGCCGTTTTTGAAGGTGAAAAAGAAGCAGTCGATAGTGTTGTGAATTGGTGTAGAAAAGGACCTCCTGGCGCTTTAGTTACCAGTATAGATGTGGAAAAAGAAAAATATTTGGGTGAATTTAACGATTTCTCAATAGTTTACTCGCATGCTTGA
- the ccsB gene encoding c-type cytochrome biogenesis protein CcsB, with product MSLINITLIVYVVASIAYIAREIWQSAGTRWVSLGLFILAFCLNLAMVLKRSIEAGHPPFSNLYESLIFYACCTAFVYIIFEFIYNFRIVGALASVLSMLILLYATLQDDTIRPIMPALKSNWMLVHVVTYMLGYAAFGISFVTSIIFLVVKPFAKKTQGSSREEEKEILPRNFDKLSYKIVAFGFPFLTLGMVTGAVWAKKAWGDYWSWDPKETWSLITWLAYLVYLHTPLVLPKMNINKSKASVMLAFWLLISFGIVNFTFVGLNYLPSAEDSAHVYGSK from the coding sequence ATGAGCTTAATTAATATTACTTTGATTGTATATGTAGTGGCGTCTATTGCTTATATAGCAAGAGAAATCTGGCAGTCTGCCGGTACAAGATGGGTGTCTCTAGGATTGTTTATTTTAGCATTTTGTTTGAATCTGGCAATGGTATTAAAACGCTCAATAGAAGCTGGTCATCCGCCTTTTTCTAACCTGTATGAATCGTTAATCTTTTACGCATGTTGTACAGCCTTTGTATATATTATATTTGAATTTATCTATAACTTTAGAATCGTGGGAGCATTAGCGTCTGTTTTGTCGATGTTGATTTTGCTCTATGCAACGCTTCAGGATGATACTATAAGACCTATTATGCCGGCATTGAAAAGCAATTGGATGTTAGTGCATGTTGTTACCTATATGCTTGGGTATGCTGCTTTCGGTATCTCCTTTGTGACGAGTATTATATTTTTAGTAGTCAAGCCTTTTGCCAAAAAAACACAAGGGAGTTCTCGTGAGGAAGAAAAAGAGATATTACCTCGAAATTTTGATAAGTTAAGTTACAAAATCGTTGCCTTTGGATTTCCTTTTCTGACGCTGGGTATGGTTACTGGCGCTGTTTGGGCAAAAAAGGCATGGGGGGATTATTGGTCGTGGGATCCAAAAGAGACCTGGTCTTTAATTACGTGGCTTGCATATTTAGTATATTTACATACTCCTCTCGTTTTACCAAAGATGAATATTAATAAATCAAAGGCATCTGTTATGTTAGCATTTTGGTTGCTTATTTCTTTTGGAATAGTAAACTTTACCTTTGTTGGTTTGAACTATTTACCTTCTGCAGAAGATAGCGCTCACGTTTACGGGTCCAAATAG
- the holB gene encoding DNA polymerase III subunit delta' produces MSFKTISCQNRIIELFQNAIIKNRLAHAYIFVGQEGIGKTLFSKELAKAIFCQNSRGDACDTCSYCQRISKDNFSDLFLILPEKNSRVIKIEQLKHLQDILNVKPLESKYKIVIIQSADKMNEEASNCLLKTLEEPPSYAIIMLIVTSLESVKETIRSRCQIMRFSPLSVIAVKEILINSFQLDNRQAERLAYLSNGSIERAMLLSHTNAIEKRNWFIDKVLRLEIDDNLAFSKELFNEWHIQDLDTLEEKRSYIKELILLFLLYYRDLLVCKLDNSELPIYYIDRRDELLCKSRFLSEDALFSIVKVIKASLEYLDYNANIALLVENMITKILQIQFGNRTNV; encoded by the coding sequence ATGTCCTTTAAAACCATATCTTGTCAAAACCGCATTATAGAGTTATTTCAAAATGCTATCATAAAGAACCGCCTTGCACACGCTTATATTTTTGTAGGTCAGGAAGGTATTGGTAAAACACTATTCTCTAAAGAATTGGCGAAGGCAATTTTTTGCCAAAATTCACGTGGAGATGCATGCGATACCTGCAGTTACTGCCAAAGAATCTCTAAGGATAATTTTTCAGATTTATTTCTGATACTTCCTGAAAAAAACAGTAGGGTAATTAAAATAGAACAGTTAAAACATCTTCAGGATATCTTGAACGTTAAACCTTTAGAATCGAAATATAAAATAGTAATTATCCAATCAGCCGATAAGATGAATGAAGAGGCATCTAATTGTTTATTAAAAACCTTAGAGGAACCTCCATCGTATGCTATTATTATGTTAATCGTAACATCTTTAGAATCTGTTAAAGAAACAATTCGTTCAAGATGCCAAATAATGAGATTCTCCCCTTTATCAGTAATTGCTGTAAAAGAAATCCTTATAAATAGTTTTCAATTAGATAACAGGCAGGCAGAACGATTAGCTTACTTATCCAATGGTAGTATAGAGAGAGCCATGTTACTCTCTCATACGAATGCCATTGAGAAGAGAAATTGGTTTATTGACAAGGTTTTGAGATTAGAAATTGATGATAATCTAGCCTTTTCAAAAGAACTATTCAACGAATGGCATATTCAGGATTTAGATACATTAGAAGAGAAGCGATCGTACATAAAAGAGCTTATTCTCTTATTTCTTCTCTATTATCGTGATTTACTTGTCTGTAAGTTAGATAATTCCGAATTACCTATTTACTATATCGACAGGAGAGATGAGTTACTATGCAAAAGCAGATTCTTATCGGAAGATGCATTATTCAGCATTGTTAAGGTAATTAAGGCATCGCTTGAATATCTTGATTACAATGCCAACATTGCTTTATTAGTTGAAAATATGATAACAAAAATACTTCAGATCCAATTCGGCAACAGAACGAACGTATAA
- a CDS encoding flagellar motor protein MotB: protein MFKRGKYVKFFLLIAFIGMTGCAELNELRDLNRRQAITIRDQSEEIDNLEKQLSSVSDRLKSSEAEMSKLRQLAKSIGGGVSVRDTVEGPVILFPEKILFDSGMATIKSNGEKALGKMAEFLDENPSISIRIDGHTDTDPIIKTKHLWDSNHHLSSARALSVFHFLTKTENIAEKRIHVAGFGPNRPIAPNTTSAGKKENRRVEFLILTSVASLPPKDTSLSEVEAENPYEVEEELEGAAPTVTEEIEE from the coding sequence ATGTTTAAGCGTGGTAAATATGTAAAGTTTTTTCTTTTAATAGCCTTTATAGGAATGACAGGTTGTGCTGAATTGAATGAACTGAGAGATTTAAACAGAAGACAGGCAATTACCATAAGAGACCAATCTGAGGAGATCGATAATCTTGAGAAACAGCTTTCTTCTGTTTCTGATAGGCTTAAATCAAGTGAAGCAGAGATGAGCAAACTTAGACAGCTCGCAAAGTCAATCGGAGGAGGTGTGTCTGTCCGGGATACTGTAGAGGGACCGGTAATACTTTTTCCGGAAAAGATACTTTTTGATTCAGGTATGGCCACAATAAAATCCAATGGAGAAAAGGCGCTGGGAAAGATGGCAGAGTTCCTTGACGAAAATCCTTCCATTTCCATCAGGATAGATGGTCATACAGATACCGATCCGATTATAAAAACAAAACATCTCTGGGATTCTAATCACCATTTATCATCGGCGCGGGCGCTTAGTGTATTCCATTTTTTAACGAAGACAGAGAATATTGCAGAAAAAAGGATTCATGTTGCTGGGTTTGGTCCTAATCGTCCGATAGCACCTAATACTACTTCCGCCGGAAAAAAAGAAAACAGGCGAGTAGAATTTTTGATATTAACGAGCGTCGCTTCCCTGCCTCCCAAAGACACTTCGCTATCTGAGGTAGAAGCAGAGAATCCTTATGAGGTTGAAGAAGAGTTAGAAGGAGCAGCTCCTACTGTAACCGAAGAAATTGAAGAATAG
- a CDS encoding DUF167 domain-containing protein — protein MLDITPTNSGVILSVRTQPRSSKNRIIGEYGGRLKLAVTAIAEKGKANKAVIELLADAFRVHESSIHIISGESSRDKRLMIEGLTPEDLKSLLNHQS, from the coding sequence ATGCTTGATATCACTCCAACAAATTCTGGTGTTATCCTGTCTGTTCGGACTCAACCCAGATCAAGTAAAAATCGTATTATTGGTGAATACGGAGGACGTTTAAAGTTAGCTGTCACCGCTATAGCTGAAAAGGGTAAAGCAAATAAAGCTGTAATTGAATTGTTAGCGGATGCATTCCGTGTTCATGAATCTTCCATACATATTATTTCAGGCGAATCCTCCAGGGACAAGAGATTAATGATTGAAGGATTAACCCCTGAAGACTTAAAATCCTTGTTAAATCATCAATCTTAA